In one Elusimicrobiota bacterium genomic region, the following are encoded:
- a CDS encoding PAS domain S-box protein, translated as MDNDTQQRDAAGAGLLASVASAAHTLLTSANFDQAVMRAVDSVGRALDVDRICVFEMHPHPQTEEALVSRSHEWRRDPALSEPTPIQDISLQGNLPRWHAALSAGNSLEGMVREMPPAERAFLEPLGSKSILVVPIIIQERWAGFLCFHDCRRERGWSGDEKSILRTMAACVGGTLARRQADQATRASVRKYRSLFETSRDGIVIADMEGRIEDANRAFLEMTGYGFDELSGRTYQQLTPVRWAKLDGDVLGEQVLKRGYCDEYEKEYIRRDGAVIPVTVRIWLVRDEQGRPSRMWRITRDISERRRMEESLRASERQLRTMVDKLPVGVWLTDAQGKIVLCNQAGEGIWGGVRFSGIEQYGQYPSWWHGTGRRMQPHEWAPVRALSRGETYVNEIIDIETSDGRRKTISHSAIPVRDDANQITGIVVINEDITERKRAESRLRDSEERHRRITQALSDYVYTVHVEDGRAVSTEHGAACEAVTGYTRDDFASNPYLWLRMVVEADKAAVLEQGRRLLAGEKPGPFEHRIVRKDGQTRWVRNTSVPHFDPQGKLLYYDGVIQDITDRKEADDALRLTQFAMDHCAIPVFWIGPSGRFLYANEAAALSLGYPREQLLYLGMPDINPDFPLDRWSAHWAELKRAKVLRWEGRACRQDGRVFPVEITANYLEFNGREYDFTFVRDIGEQRQAQDSVRESREMLRLVLDHIPQRVFWKGRDFRYLGCNRPFLQDAGLKDAGDILGKEDTELSWKEKAAAYRVDDQAVMDQDRPRLDCEESQPAAGREPRWIKLSKLPLHDKDGKVIAVLGTYEDVTERRRAEGALRESETKYRIVADNTRDWEFWFAPSGEFLYVSPSCQQVTGRAPQEFLSDPGLLLSIIHPEDRPGFQSHRNEAVEHRTPGELEFRIVLPDGTQRWIGHVCQPVFDAEGRFLGTRGSNRDITERKTDEESLRFSQFAVDNCSIPAHWVDPQGRFQYVNDAACRALGYTRAELLALSVWDVDAGMKAEAWDGFWKKLREQRSLMLETRERAKDGRVYPVEVACSYLEHGGRERCFAFVQDITERKRSEESQGS; from the coding sequence ATGGACAACGACACCCAGCAGCGCGACGCGGCGGGAGCCGGTCTCCTGGCCAGCGTCGCCTCCGCCGCCCATACCTTGCTCACCTCGGCCAACTTCGACCAGGCCGTCATGCGCGCGGTCGACTCCGTGGGGCGCGCCCTGGACGTGGACCGCATCTGCGTCTTCGAGATGCATCCGCATCCTCAGACCGAGGAAGCCTTGGTCAGCCGGAGCCATGAGTGGCGCCGGGACCCGGCCCTGTCCGAGCCCACCCCCATCCAGGATATCTCGCTGCAGGGCAACCTCCCGCGCTGGCACGCGGCCCTCTCCGCCGGGAACTCCCTCGAGGGCATGGTGCGGGAGATGCCGCCGGCCGAGCGGGCTTTCCTCGAGCCCTTGGGCAGCAAGTCCATCCTGGTCGTGCCCATCATCATCCAGGAGCGCTGGGCGGGCTTCCTCTGCTTCCACGACTGCCGCCGCGAGCGGGGCTGGAGCGGCGACGAGAAGTCCATCCTGCGCACCATGGCGGCGTGCGTGGGCGGCACCTTGGCGCGCCGCCAGGCCGACCAGGCCACCCGGGCCTCGGTGCGCAAGTACCGCAGCCTCTTCGAGACCAGCCGCGACGGCATCGTCATAGCCGACATGGAGGGCCGCATCGAGGACGCCAACCGGGCCTTCCTGGAGATGACGGGCTACGGCTTCGATGAGCTCTCGGGCCGGACCTACCAGCAGCTGACCCCGGTGCGCTGGGCCAAGCTCGACGGCGACGTGCTCGGCGAGCAGGTGCTCAAGCGGGGCTACTGCGACGAGTACGAGAAGGAGTACATCCGGCGCGACGGGGCGGTCATCCCGGTCACGGTGCGCATCTGGCTGGTGCGCGACGAGCAGGGCCGGCCCTCGCGCATGTGGCGCATCACGCGCGACATCTCCGAGCGCCGCCGGATGGAGGAGTCCCTGCGCGCCAGCGAGCGCCAGCTGCGCACCATGGTCGACAAGCTGCCCGTCGGCGTGTGGCTGACCGACGCCCAGGGCAAGATCGTCCTGTGCAACCAGGCCGGGGAAGGCATCTGGGGCGGGGTCCGCTTCTCCGGCATCGAGCAGTACGGCCAGTACCCGTCCTGGTGGCACGGCACCGGGCGGCGCATGCAGCCGCACGAATGGGCGCCGGTGCGGGCCCTCTCGCGCGGCGAGACCTACGTCAACGAGATCATCGACATCGAGACCTCGGACGGCCGGCGCAAGACCATCTCCCACTCCGCCATCCCGGTGCGCGACGACGCCAACCAGATCACCGGCATCGTGGTCATCAACGAGGACATCACCGAGCGCAAGCGCGCCGAGTCGCGCCTGCGCGACAGCGAGGAGCGCCACCGCCGCATCACCCAGGCGCTCTCCGACTACGTCTACACCGTCCATGTCGAGGACGGCCGGGCCGTGTCCACCGAGCACGGCGCGGCCTGCGAGGCGGTCACCGGCTACACCCGCGACGACTTCGCCTCCAACCCCTACCTCTGGCTGCGCATGGTGGTGGAGGCGGACAAGGCCGCGGTGCTGGAGCAGGGCCGGCGCCTGCTGGCCGGGGAGAAGCCGGGGCCCTTCGAGCACCGCATCGTGCGCAAGGACGGCCAGACCCGCTGGGTGCGCAACACCTCGGTGCCCCACTTCGACCCTCAGGGCAAGCTGCTCTACTACGACGGGGTCATCCAGGACATCACGGACCGCAAGGAGGCCGACGACGCCCTGCGTCTGACCCAGTTCGCCATGGACCACTGCGCCATCCCCGTGTTCTGGATCGGGCCTTCGGGCCGCTTCCTCTACGCCAACGAGGCCGCGGCGCTGTCCTTGGGCTATCCCCGCGAGCAGCTCCTCTATCTGGGCATGCCGGACATCAACCCCGACTTCCCGCTGGACCGCTGGTCCGCGCACTGGGCGGAGCTCAAGCGCGCGAAGGTCCTGCGCTGGGAGGGGCGCGCCTGCAGGCAGGACGGCCGGGTCTTCCCGGTCGAGATCACGGCCAACTACCTGGAGTTCAACGGGCGCGAGTACGACTTCACCTTCGTGCGCGACATCGGCGAGCAGCGGCAGGCCCAGGACTCGGTGCGGGAATCCCGGGAGATGCTCCGCCTGGTCCTCGACCACATCCCCCAGCGGGTGTTCTGGAAGGGGCGCGATTTCCGCTATCTCGGCTGCAACCGGCCCTTCCTCCAGGACGCCGGTCTCAAGGACGCCGGTGATATCCTGGGCAAGGAGGACACGGAGCTGTCGTGGAAGGAGAAGGCGGCGGCCTACCGCGTCGACGACCAGGCCGTGATGGACCAGGACCGGCCCAGGCTCGACTGCGAGGAGTCCCAGCCGGCCGCGGGCCGCGAGCCCCGCTGGATCAAGCTCAGCAAGCTGCCTCTGCACGACAAGGACGGCAAGGTCATCGCCGTGCTGGGCACCTATGAGGACGTGACCGAGCGCCGGCGGGCCGAGGGCGCCCTGCGGGAGTCGGAGACCAAGTACCGCATCGTGGCGGACAACACCCGCGATTGGGAGTTCTGGTTCGCGCCCTCGGGGGAGTTCCTCTACGTCTCGCCTTCCTGTCAGCAAGTCACCGGCCGCGCGCCGCAGGAGTTCCTGTCGGACCCCGGCCTGCTGCTCAGCATCATCCACCCCGAGGATCGGCCGGGGTTCCAGAGCCACCGCAATGAGGCGGTGGAGCACCGGACACCGGGCGAGCTCGAGTTCCGCATCGTCCTGCCCGACGGCACCCAGCGCTGGATCGGCCATGTCTGCCAGCCCGTGTTCGACGCGGAGGGTCGTTTCCTAGGCACGCGCGGCAGCAACCGCGACATCACCGAGCGCAAGACGGACGAGGAATCGCTGCGCTTCAGCCAGTTCGCGGTGGACAACTGCTCCATCCCGGCCCATTGGGTGGATCCCCAGGGGCGCTTCCAGTACGTCAACGACGCGGCCTGCCGGGCCTTGGGCTACACCCGCGCGGAGCTCCTGGCTTTGTCGGTCTGGGACGTGGACGCGGGCATGAAGGCCGAGGCCTGGGACGGTTTCTGGAAGAAGCTGCGCGAGCAGCGCAGCCTGATGCTGGAGACGCGCGAACGCGCCAAGGACGGCCGCGTCTACCCGGTGGAGGTCGCCTGCAGCTATCTGGAGCATGGCGGTCGGGAGCGCTGCTTCGCCTTCGTGCAGGATATCACCGAGCGCAAGCGCTCGGAAGAGAGCCAGGGCAGCTAG
- a CDS encoding response regulator produces MAKILVVDDEDPIVALLTFILEKSGHAVSAAKNGQEALRALGVDPVDEAAALPDVVILDVMMPIMDGYTAAIAIKNCPRTASLPILVVTAKDDMRLPFESVPSVAGFFEKPFDPRQLREAVLRVTAAKAPPGT; encoded by the coding sequence GTGGCCAAGATACTCGTCGTCGACGACGAAGACCCCATCGTGGCCCTGCTGACGTTCATCCTGGAGAAATCCGGGCATGCGGTCTCCGCGGCCAAGAACGGCCAGGAAGCCCTGCGCGCACTGGGCGTGGACCCCGTTGACGAGGCCGCGGCCCTGCCCGACGTCGTGATCCTGGATGTGATGATGCCCATCATGGACGGCTACACCGCGGCCATCGCCATCAAGAACTGCCCGCGCACGGCGTCCTTGCCCATCCTCGTGGTCACGGCCAAGGACGACATGCGCCTGCCGTTCGAGTCCGTGCCTTCGGTGGCGGGCTTCTTCGAGAAGCCTTTCGACCCGAGGCAGCTCCGGGAAGCCGTCCTCCGGGTCACGGCCGCGAAGGCCCCCCCCGGGACCTAG
- a CDS encoding M48 family metallopeptidase, with protein MDTNAATGLVREVRGFLAGLRLELPEVFRKPPAAPVPPQVRQRLAGPADPVRELFESRVRHWSAAMSVAPKRVFLKNQRTLWGSCSTRGNLNFNRVLAHAPAEIVDYVVIHELAHLKEMNHSRRFWAVVEAWCPEQKQRRRWLRRNVSLLKRPAFR; from the coding sequence ATGGACACCAACGCGGCGACAGGCCTAGTGCGGGAGGTGCGCGGCTTCCTGGCCGGTCTGCGCCTGGAACTGCCTGAAGTGTTCCGGAAGCCTCCTGCGGCCCCGGTCCCTCCCCAGGTCCGGCAGCGCCTTGCCGGGCCGGCGGATCCGGTGCGCGAGCTTTTTGAGTCGCGGGTGAGGCACTGGAGCGCGGCGATGTCGGTCGCGCCCAAGCGCGTCTTCCTCAAGAACCAGAGGACGCTCTGGGGCAGTTGCTCCACGCGCGGCAACCTCAACTTCAATCGGGTGCTGGCGCACGCCCCGGCCGAGATCGTGGACTACGTGGTCATCCACGAGCTGGCGCACCTCAAGGAGATGAACCACTCCCGCCGCTTCTGGGCCGTGGTCGAAGCGTGGTGCCCGGAGCAGAAGCAGCGCCGCCGCTGGCTGCGCCGGAACGTCTCATTGCTGAAGCGCCCGGCGTTCCGCTGA
- a CDS encoding YkvA family protein, with product MRYARLLSALDRAGLSPERAARELGVSGMTLRRWRDKPRNEQLPEIYRLAIAPLLRRLVGEGILHPEDPDVVAAFVSAEDPFQKTLRDFGITNEALRSPGESRDVVAKGLARIGENEHRQDQVRNSGRMLAHFKAMGEEWRGRIDDLMLALRSHEIAILDKFVAFGALFYLITPFDQIPDYIPVIGLSDDFIVLGIAVLYYHRRFPHLFRGRARKQDKGDGLSQSKRI from the coding sequence ATGCGCTATGCCCGACTGTTGAGCGCGCTGGACAGGGCAGGCCTCTCCCCGGAGAGAGCCGCGCGAGAGCTCGGGGTGTCAGGCATGACGCTGCGGCGGTGGCGCGACAAGCCTAGAAACGAGCAGCTCCCTGAGATATACCGTTTGGCGATCGCGCCGCTCTTGCGCCGGCTCGTCGGCGAAGGCATCCTGCATCCCGAAGACCCCGATGTGGTCGCGGCTTTTGTCTCCGCGGAAGACCCTTTCCAGAAAACCCTCCGGGATTTCGGGATCACGAACGAGGCCCTGCGGTCCCCCGGCGAGAGCCGGGACGTCGTCGCCAAGGGCTTGGCACGGATCGGCGAGAACGAACACCGTCAGGACCAAGTCCGGAACTCCGGCCGGATGCTCGCGCATTTCAAGGCCATGGGAGAGGAATGGCGCGGCCGCATCGACGATCTCATGCTGGCCCTACGTTCTCACGAAATCGCTATCCTTGATAAGTTCGTCGCTTTCGGCGCCCTATTCTACCTCATCACTCCCTTCGACCAGATCCCGGACTACATCCCCGTCATCGGCCTCAGCGACGATTTCATTGTGCTGGGCATCGCCGTCCTTTATTACCATCGGCGTTTTCCGCATCTTTTTCGTGGTCGAGCGCGGAAACAAGACAAAGGCGATGGCCTAAGCCAATCAAAAAGGATTTGA
- a CDS encoding BamA/TamA family outer membrane protein, with amino-acid sequence MKLLFLLSMLAAPPARASTPPIAPQPERSTQADELPAMVKLVMRPTKGGMFLYLPSIDTDPNSGVTAGIMPVWVVMAASDTVRRIYVTNLTYNPHFGVTAGCEVFSFLSSRSNLHTDLSFSQYWNREVSAAYSTVIPFKREVDFHGHVEYSRDGSKRFFGFGPNSAKSGESNYTLDTINYRVSGSVPLREGSPFNAGVMHAFMANKVGGSFPGIPDTIALYPTVVQDVAQRHHNVSFRGFLNYDTRDSPVTTSRGTYAETFIGMGDKSLFSQYDYYRYGMELKHFRPTIGEDEREPRFISASRVRFENLVGTVPFWLMPNLGGKYSHRGYGEGRYIDQGMFMIEGEQRCRLHAMRISGVMTSFWLDPFLGVGTVFPELDLMQAKYFHPVVGAALRVVGRPQIVGSADFGYGQEGLKVFLDIDYSF; translated from the coding sequence TTGAAGCTTCTATTCCTTCTGTCCATGCTGGCCGCGCCGCCCGCCAGGGCATCCACACCTCCCATCGCTCCCCAGCCGGAGCGGTCTACCCAGGCGGACGAGTTGCCCGCTATGGTCAAATTGGTCATGCGGCCGACCAAGGGCGGCATGTTCCTCTATTTGCCTTCAATAGACACCGATCCCAACAGCGGCGTGACGGCCGGCATCATGCCGGTCTGGGTGGTGATGGCCGCATCGGATACGGTGCGGCGCATCTATGTGACCAATCTGACCTACAATCCTCACTTCGGCGTCACCGCAGGCTGCGAGGTGTTCTCTTTCCTCTCGTCGCGGAGCAATCTCCATACCGACTTATCGTTTTCGCAGTACTGGAACCGCGAAGTGAGCGCCGCTTACAGCACGGTGATCCCCTTCAAAAGGGAGGTGGACTTCCACGGACACGTCGAGTACTCGCGGGACGGGTCCAAGCGCTTCTTCGGATTCGGCCCCAACAGCGCCAAAAGCGGGGAATCCAACTATACTCTCGACACGATCAATTACCGCGTGTCGGGGTCGGTCCCCTTGAGGGAAGGATCCCCGTTCAACGCCGGAGTCATGCATGCATTCATGGCGAACAAGGTGGGCGGGTCGTTCCCGGGAATCCCGGACACCATAGCGCTCTATCCCACGGTGGTTCAGGATGTCGCCCAGCGCCACCACAACGTCTCTTTCCGCGGTTTTCTCAACTATGATACGCGCGACAGCCCCGTCACGACCTCCCGCGGCACCTATGCCGAGACCTTCATCGGCATGGGCGACAAGAGCCTTTTCAGCCAGTACGATTACTATCGCTACGGCATGGAGCTCAAGCACTTCCGGCCCACGATCGGCGAGGACGAGCGGGAGCCCAGATTCATATCGGCCAGCCGCGTCCGTTTCGAGAACTTGGTGGGCACGGTGCCTTTCTGGCTGATGCCGAATCTGGGCGGGAAATACAGCCATCGCGGCTATGGCGAGGGCCGGTATATCGACCAAGGGATGTTCATGATCGAAGGCGAACAGCGCTGCCGGCTCCATGCCATGAGGATATCCGGGGTCATGACCTCCTTCTGGCTGGACCCTTTCTTGGGCGTCGGCACGGTGTTCCCGGAACTCGACCTCATGCAGGCCAAGTACTTCCATCCGGTCGTGGGCGCGGCCCTGCGGGTCGTGGGCCGCCCGCAGATCGTCGGCTCGGCTGATTTCGGCTACGGGCAGGAAGGGCTCAAGGTGTTCTTGGACATTGATTACTCCTTCTAG
- a CDS encoding carbohydrate porin, whose product MGETENGYRRIGRLVVRIILAAGFLLPGRAFGQMIAKAAPVPEAPTAVLPETASRYSIHFQTTLIDQGHARFTAPYTGKNSLRPEPESANSVTATLFLGLRLLPGTELYLDPEMSGGRGMSGARGVAGSGNGETYRIGDAQPVISTARLYLRQTFGFGAETETLADGPNQVAGPAAAHRLMLQAGKFSVADNFDCNAYATDPRTQFMNWSLMSSGAWDFPADTRGYTWGLLAEYHAPDWALRGAAVAEPKEANMLDMDRRIGRAHGLAIEGQHALRFGERKGTARLLAFYNQAHMGNYDESLAQAGTPDVTLTRAYGRSKWGLASSDDLELTGHLGAFMRLSWNDGRNETWAFTEIDASQALGIEFKPADWGRPRDRWGLGAVVNELSGPHRRYLAAGGLGAIIGDGGLHYGPEMILETYYSWQVLKALAVSPDAQFMVNPGYNRSRGPVPVWGLRVHAEF is encoded by the coding sequence ATGGGTGAGACGGAGAATGGATATCGCCGGATAGGCCGCCTCGTGGTCCGCATCATCTTGGCGGCCGGCTTCCTCCTTCCCGGCCGGGCCTTCGGGCAGATGATCGCGAAAGCGGCGCCGGTCCCGGAAGCGCCGACCGCTGTCCTGCCTGAGACGGCCTCGCGCTACAGCATCCATTTCCAGACCACGCTCATCGACCAGGGCCACGCCCGTTTCACGGCTCCCTACACCGGCAAGAATAGCCTCCGGCCCGAACCGGAGAGCGCCAACTCGGTCACCGCCACGCTGTTCCTGGGCCTGCGCCTGCTGCCGGGCACGGAACTCTACCTCGATCCGGAGATGTCGGGCGGCCGCGGCATGAGCGGGGCGCGCGGCGTGGCCGGCTCCGGCAACGGGGAGACCTACCGCATCGGCGACGCCCAGCCGGTCATCTCCACCGCCCGCCTCTACCTGCGCCAGACCTTCGGTTTCGGGGCCGAGACCGAGACGCTCGCAGACGGCCCGAACCAGGTCGCGGGACCGGCCGCCGCCCACCGCCTGATGCTGCAGGCGGGCAAGTTCAGCGTGGCCGACAACTTCGACTGCAACGCCTACGCGACCGACCCGCGCACGCAGTTCATGAACTGGTCGCTGATGAGCTCCGGGGCCTGGGACTTCCCGGCCGACACCCGCGGCTACACCTGGGGGCTGCTGGCCGAATACCACGCCCCGGATTGGGCCTTGCGCGGCGCGGCCGTGGCGGAGCCCAAGGAGGCCAACATGCTGGACATGGACCGGCGCATCGGCCGCGCGCACGGTCTGGCCATCGAGGGCCAGCATGCCCTCCGCTTCGGGGAGCGCAAGGGCACGGCGCGCCTGCTCGCCTTCTACAACCAGGCGCATATGGGCAACTACGACGAGTCGCTGGCTCAAGCCGGCACTCCCGACGTGACCCTGACGCGCGCCTACGGCCGCAGCAAGTGGGGGCTGGCCTCCAGCGACGACCTGGAGTTGACCGGCCATCTGGGCGCTTTCATGCGCCTGAGCTGGAACGACGGCCGCAACGAGACCTGGGCCTTCACGGAGATCGACGCCTCTCAGGCGCTCGGCATCGAATTCAAGCCCGCGGATTGGGGACGGCCGCGCGATCGCTGGGGCCTGGGAGCGGTGGTCAACGAGCTTTCGGGACCGCACCGGCGCTACCTGGCCGCGGGCGGCTTGGGCGCCATCATCGGTGATGGGGGGCTTCACTACGGCCCGGAGATGATCCTGGAGACTTATTACAGCTGGCAGGTCCTCAAGGCCCTGGCGGTGAGCCCGGACGCCCAGTTCATGGTCAACCCCGGCTACAACCGCTCCCGCGGCCCGGTGCCGGTCTGGGGATTGCGCGTCCACGCCGAGTTCTAG